One stretch of Muribaculum intestinale DNA includes these proteins:
- a CDS encoding SPFH domain-containing protein, with translation MTYILAAIIVVLAIVIISAGVKVVPQSETRVIERLGRFHSVLNPGLNFIIPFIDKPKTIYTRRVETTVGGRYLVRNTVTSVIDLREQVYDFPSQQVITRDNVTTEINALLYFQITDPKKAVYEIDNLPNAIEKLTQTSLRNVIGELELDETLTSRDTINTKLQAILDDATNKWGVKVNRVELQDITPPESVRVAMEKQMQAERNRRAEILNAEGEKQSLILRSEGEKASKINQAEATKQSQILRAEGEAQAIILNAQAEADAILRVAEAVRSGNTDPATYMLAMKYIDTLREMTSGKDNKTVYIPYEASSVLSSIGSIQSLFQK, from the coding sequence ATGACATACATTCTTGCAGCAATCATTGTCGTACTGGCAATAGTGATTATTTCGGCCGGTGTAAAAGTCGTGCCACAGTCTGAAACCCGGGTAATCGAGCGGCTCGGACGCTTCCACAGCGTGCTCAATCCGGGCCTCAATTTCATCATACCGTTTATCGACAAGCCAAAGACAATCTATACACGCCGTGTAGAGACAACCGTCGGCGGACGCTATTTAGTGCGCAACACCGTGACAAGCGTAATCGATCTCCGCGAACAAGTATATGACTTCCCCTCACAGCAAGTCATAACCCGCGACAATGTAACCACCGAAATCAACGCGCTACTCTACTTCCAGATTACTGACCCGAAGAAGGCCGTATATGAAATCGACAATCTGCCAAACGCCATCGAGAAACTTACACAGACATCGCTGCGTAATGTCATCGGCGAACTCGAGCTCGATGAAACACTCACAAGCCGCGACACCATCAACACAAAGCTCCAGGCAATTCTTGACGACGCTACCAACAAGTGGGGCGTGAAAGTAAACCGAGTGGAACTGCAGGATATCACACCTCCCGAATCAGTACGCGTGGCTATGGAGAAGCAGATGCAGGCAGAGCGCAACCGCCGCGCCGAAATTCTCAATGCCGAAGGCGAAAAGCAATCCCTCATATTGCGTTCCGAGGGTGAGAAAGCATCTAAAATCAATCAGGCCGAGGCCACGAAGCAGTCACAGATATTACGTGCCGAGGGCGAGGCTCAGGCAATAATCCTCAATGCTCAGGCTGAAGCAGATGCAATCCTGCGTGTAGCCGAAGCCGTACGCTCAGGCAACACAGACCCCGCCACCTATATGCTCGCAATGAAATACATTGACACTCTGCGCGAGATGACATCAGGAAAGGACAACAAGACTGTATACATCCCCTACGAAGCATCATCGGTGCTCTCCTCAATAGGCTCGATTCAGTCGTTGTTTCAGAAATAA
- a CDS encoding NfeD family protein, with product MTLWIIWLSLAALLMIVEVFSQMVWTLCLAIGCVAALVGDCFGVALEWQLIILAATTVAAYIILVPYVKRWHEKQVAKEGRASRTGMEALLGRRAVVTQVIHPGEIGRARIDGDSWQVVAPGVPYAIPCGAEVIVTDYNSIILTATLPDK from the coding sequence ATGACACTTTGGATTATATGGCTCTCTCTGGCAGCACTTCTTATGATTGTCGAAGTGTTCTCGCAGATGGTATGGACACTATGTCTTGCTATCGGATGCGTTGCGGCCCTTGTCGGCGACTGTTTCGGAGTCGCCCTTGAGTGGCAGCTCATCATTCTCGCAGCCACTACCGTAGCGGCCTACATTATTCTTGTCCCATACGTAAAGCGCTGGCACGAAAAACAGGTAGCCAAAGAAGGCCGCGCATCACGCACCGGCATGGAGGCCCTTCTCGGGCGTCGCGCCGTAGTCACTCAGGTAATTCATCCCGGAGAAATCGGACGCGCACGTATCGACGGCGATTCATGGCAGGTGGTAGCTCCGGGCGTACCTTATGCGATACCCTGCGGTGCCGAAGTAATCGTCACCGACTACAATTCAATCATACTCACAGCCACTCTCCCTGATAAATAG
- a CDS encoding YczE/YyaS/YitT family protein, with the protein MRNLVIRYAVFVAGLYFLSLGVVCIVKSTLGTTPISSINYVLSLNTPLTLGTATFLLNMLLILGQFELIKGRSTRKDVVEILLQIPFSFAFGAFIDFNMWMCRGIEISNYWYALAMLCVGCMSQAIGVVLEFKPNVAIMSAEGFVKYASRRYNKEFGRLKVGFDLLLVSSAALLSLAMSGTIDGIREGTAIAALTTGYMVTFLSIHIFSRRNLNRLLSIIPVRR; encoded by the coding sequence ATGAGAAATCTTGTTATCAGGTATGCGGTGTTTGTGGCCGGTCTGTATTTTCTTTCTCTTGGAGTAGTGTGTATAGTAAAATCGACTCTTGGCACAACGCCTATATCAAGTATTAATTATGTATTATCGCTAAACACGCCTCTTACTCTCGGCACAGCAACTTTTTTGCTCAACATGCTGCTGATACTCGGGCAGTTTGAGCTAATCAAGGGGAGAAGCACTCGTAAGGATGTGGTAGAGATACTGTTGCAGATTCCATTTTCGTTTGCTTTCGGAGCATTCATTGACTTCAACATGTGGATGTGTCGCGGGATTGAGATTTCAAATTATTGGTATGCTTTGGCGATGCTCTGTGTGGGATGTATGTCGCAGGCTATAGGTGTAGTGCTTGAGTTTAAACCCAATGTGGCGATAATGAGCGCCGAAGGCTTCGTAAAATATGCATCGCGTCGATATAATAAGGAGTTCGGACGTCTGAAGGTAGGCTTCGATTTGCTTCTTGTAAGCTCTGCGGCGTTGCTCTCTTTGGCTATGTCAGGTACAATCGACGGCATACGCGAGGGTACTGCCATCGCTGCATTGACTACCGGCTATATGGTTACATTCCTTTCTATCCACATCTTCTCGCGCCGCAATCTAAACCGGTTGCTGTCAATCATACCTGTGCGGCGGTAA
- a CDS encoding NAD(P)-dependent oxidoreductase, with product MNHLFKEVSENYTLPEAIREAQRCLHCKVPGCKKGCPISNDIPDWISELAKGNFGNAMKIINSRSNLPAVCGRVCGHERQCEGNCVLAKKGRHINIGKLERFVADFDGEAGLTHEAIPEKSRGAVAVIGSGPAGLTIAGDLARQGFRVEIFEMQPEPGGVLMFGIPEYRLPKEVVRREIKKIENLGVLFHLDTTIGRTLTIDDLFARGFDAIFMGTGTGRPKTLPIPGINHPGVRQAIWFLRRVSLYQSGCIDQKEVVIGRGDRIAVIGCGNTAIDAARTALRMGAAEVTVIYHRTVNEMSALRAEYDDAVAEGVKFMWKSSVKEIRGAENDGAPTDMPWDAGNRLSGITVDTEGTLTDMTVDRVILAVGSAPASRIVDSTDGINVDSKGYVLTRDVPYGMTSRRGVFAGGDVTNRPATVVHAMQDAKRVADGIIRYIDAVKLMESIDLPS from the coding sequence ATGAACCACCTTTTCAAAGAAGTCTCTGAAAACTACACTCTCCCCGAAGCTATCCGCGAAGCTCAGCGCTGTCTCCACTGCAAGGTACCCGGATGTAAGAAAGGCTGCCCCATTTCCAATGACATCCCCGACTGGATTTCCGAACTCGCCAAAGGCAACTTCGGAAACGCAATGAAAATAATCAACTCGCGCAGCAATCTGCCGGCAGTGTGCGGACGCGTATGCGGCCACGAACGTCAATGCGAGGGCAATTGTGTGCTCGCAAAGAAAGGCCGCCATATCAATATTGGTAAACTCGAGCGCTTCGTAGCCGACTTCGACGGAGAGGCCGGACTCACCCACGAGGCTATCCCGGAGAAATCGCGCGGTGCAGTGGCTGTCATCGGTAGCGGACCGGCCGGGCTCACTATTGCCGGCGACCTCGCACGCCAGGGATTCCGGGTGGAAATATTCGAGATGCAACCCGAGCCGGGAGGCGTGCTGATGTTCGGCATACCTGAATACCGTCTCCCAAAGGAAGTTGTCCGTCGCGAAATCAAAAAAATCGAGAACCTCGGTGTACTGTTCCACCTCGATACCACCATCGGCCGCACCCTTACCATCGACGACCTCTTTGCCCGTGGCTTCGACGCCATATTCATGGGCACCGGCACCGGACGACCAAAGACACTGCCGATACCGGGAATTAATCATCCCGGAGTGCGTCAGGCCATCTGGTTTCTGCGACGCGTGAGTCTGTATCAGTCAGGCTGCATCGACCAAAAGGAAGTGGTAATAGGCCGGGGCGACCGTATAGCCGTAATCGGATGCGGCAATACCGCCATCGACGCCGCACGCACAGCTCTGCGCATGGGTGCCGCTGAAGTGACCGTAATATATCACCGTACAGTCAACGAGATGAGCGCCCTCCGCGCCGAATATGACGATGCCGTCGCCGAAGGCGTAAAATTCATGTGGAAATCATCCGTCAAAGAGATTCGCGGAGCTGAAAACGATGGAGCGCCGACCGATATGCCATGGGATGCCGGCAATCGGCTGAGCGGCATAACAGTCGACACCGAAGGCACTCTGACCGACATGACGGTAGACCGCGTGATACTTGCCGTCGGATCGGCCCCGGCATCGCGTATCGTCGACTCGACCGACGGTATTAACGTCGATTCCAAAGGCTATGTACTCACCCGCGATGTGCCCTATGGCATGACGTCACGCAGAGGAGTATTCGCAGGAGGCGACGTAACCAACCGACCAGCCACAGTAGTCCACGCCATGCAGGACGCTAAACGTGTGGCCGACGGTATCATACGCTACATCGATGCCGTAAAACTGATGGAATCCATCGACTTGCCATCATAA
- a CDS encoding RNA polymerase sigma-70 factor, producing the protein MTEKDISDSRLIQLLQGEEDTARGALTMLYLRYAPRVRELAQCILHDSDEALDVAHDVFMAVWQHRSVLEGVVSPSAYLFRMTRNAVLNRLKHRRIVDDYASQPFDTISPYDPAATFSTREMAAMIRAAIAGMPPLRRKIFLMSRSRGMTYQQIAEAVGVSHKTVQYHIGIALKELRKVLSALMLFI; encoded by the coding sequence ATGACAGAAAAGGATATATCCGACAGCCGACTCATACAGCTTCTGCAAGGCGAAGAGGATACCGCAAGGGGTGCATTGACTATGCTCTATCTGCGGTATGCTCCTCGTGTGCGCGAACTGGCGCAGTGTATCCTTCATGATTCCGACGAAGCCCTCGATGTGGCCCATGATGTATTTATGGCTGTATGGCAGCACCGAAGTGTGCTGGAGGGAGTCGTATCGCCGTCGGCCTATCTGTTCCGGATGACACGCAACGCCGTACTCAACCGTCTTAAGCACCGCCGTATTGTCGATGACTACGCATCGCAGCCATTTGACACGATTTCGCCCTACGACCCGGCCGCGACATTCTCAACACGCGAAATGGCGGCAATGATACGCGCGGCAATTGCCGGAATGCCGCCCCTCCGTCGCAAAATATTTCTTATGAGCCGCTCCCGCGGCATGACCTACCAGCAGATTGCCGAAGCCGTGGGCGTAAGCCACAAGACAGTACAGTATCATATAGGCATAGCGCTCAAAGAATTGAGAAAGGTACTTTCTGCCCTCATGCTGTTTATATGA
- a CDS encoding phosphodiester glycosidase family protein, translating to MDRTHIFFSTVLMALSLNTSAETIEINGTERQYEVIKSEQPAPGVTYSRLRFTDSSFQLNVNMIVTDLSNPGCRVETWCAKESSRGIEAITSAASRLTSENLKPVAAANGNFWYCYGQNEYPTYNYIPRLLSIRNGVLVTELNTGREKWDGGAKRNGAVGITSDGHIYVDYFTPDYTLKMPTREMNINVCNKGVSAKYATAGELGIYNSYYGRDTKFMYVEIDENKKLIIDEEVADATEVLLDIDEGESWMTARDISFTVKSVKKNAPAGTLGDHDLALVARGTTKAKRLAELKVGDKVQLNYSFLVTGSNVTPQFEQAICGNALVMRDGELTEHNYNEEYNSMIYSRTAYGCDADNRKLYIIVIDKSTDPVYGKSRGCTTAEMCQIARHFGCSNLANFDAGGSAEMMYDGKIINTTTEATPRDVANGLMIFSTGMSAAIDTVISENSSAAPVEWYSIDGRRLSTEPTASGMYVRRRGNSSEKIFIEN from the coding sequence ATGGACAGAACACATATTTTCTTCTCCACAGTGCTGATGGCGTTATCGCTGAATACCTCCGCAGAAACCATCGAGATAAACGGCACTGAACGACAGTACGAAGTAATCAAGTCGGAGCAGCCGGCTCCTGGAGTCACATATAGCCGACTGCGATTCACCGACAGCAGTTTTCAGCTCAATGTCAACATGATTGTCACCGACCTGTCAAATCCGGGATGCCGCGTAGAGACATGGTGTGCCAAGGAATCCTCGCGCGGAATCGAAGCCATCACCTCAGCCGCCTCGCGTCTTACCTCCGAAAATCTGAAACCGGTAGCAGCTGCAAACGGCAACTTCTGGTACTGCTACGGACAGAATGAATACCCCACATACAACTATATACCGCGCCTGCTGTCAATACGCAACGGCGTATTAGTGACCGAGCTTAATACCGGACGTGAGAAATGGGACGGAGGAGCCAAGCGCAACGGCGCCGTAGGCATAACATCCGACGGTCATATATACGTTGATTACTTCACCCCCGACTACACGCTTAAAATGCCTACCCGCGAGATGAACATCAATGTATGCAACAAAGGTGTTTCCGCTAAATACGCAACGGCCGGAGAATTGGGTATATACAACAGCTACTACGGCCGCGACACAAAATTCATGTATGTGGAAATTGACGAGAACAAAAAACTCATAATCGACGAAGAGGTAGCCGACGCTACAGAGGTACTGCTTGATATCGATGAAGGTGAAAGCTGGATGACCGCACGCGACATTTCATTTACGGTAAAAAGTGTCAAGAAGAATGCTCCTGCAGGCACTCTTGGAGACCATGATCTTGCCTTGGTAGCGCGCGGCACAACCAAAGCAAAGCGACTTGCTGAACTAAAAGTCGGCGACAAGGTGCAGCTCAACTACTCATTCCTCGTTACCGGCTCCAATGTTACTCCGCAATTTGAACAAGCCATATGTGGCAACGCTCTTGTGATGCGCGACGGCGAACTAACCGAACACAACTACAATGAAGAGTACAACTCAATGATATACTCACGAACAGCCTACGGATGCGATGCCGACAACCGAAAGCTGTATATAATCGTGATTGATAAATCGACCGATCCGGTGTATGGAAAGTCACGTGGCTGCACTACCGCCGAGATGTGTCAGATAGCCCGCCACTTCGGATGCTCTAATCTGGCCAACTTCGATGCCGGAGGATCTGCCGAAATGATGTACGATGGCAAAATCATAAACACCACTACCGAAGCTACCCCTCGCGATGTTGCAAACGGTCTGATGATATTCTCCACCGGAATGTCGGCGGCTATTGATACTGTTATTTCTGAAAACAGTTCGGCAGCGCCAGTCGAATGGTATTCAATCGACGGACGCAGACTCTCAACCGAACCCACGGCATCCGGTATGTATGTACGCCGCCGGGGCAACTCATCTGAGAAAATATTTATAGAAAATTAG
- a CDS encoding BACON domain-containing protein: MKLRHIFRFPGMLAISALIAGMATGVTSCKEDDETISGEPYFYIEGAEDGVVHMDVKGLAQDKWAFGAGDHYIVRSNCPWKIIPIDGEMPEWMKIYPLEGNGEGILRFYAVSNPMAQIRSAEFRVIINGIEMDQHLVLSQNPSGPVLTLTADNLMLQQSGSFSDVIVTANYDWVVVPDQTATWLSVERNENKLTIGTDEPNHSGAERTATVIIRGTGENATITTPITVTQLDAIFFDDFGWCFTPMNTTADFCDEPNLDAVVCWGDQSLRIDKWIDPVKSANPGWTGVRGTKNKSAGPYTYSRHNYILFGTSNKCAGNICSPAIASIEGAINTTVSWSMAGFTSAKNAKEKGNEFWVSILGPGRITEVTANGSSTAEVVTGLCTIPYNSTGNTPEGKAGVHDIDLTEAARFYIGKDGYFDVDTDPTGLEVWKNPESMFSMKVDGMTAETRIVFIACDADNLTMETGEGWDVREGNSKYKSNRKLFDNFKVVEN, translated from the coding sequence ATGAAACTCAGACATATATTCAGATTTCCGGGAATGCTGGCCATCTCGGCACTAATAGCCGGAATGGCTACTGGCGTCACCTCATGTAAGGAAGACGACGAGACCATATCAGGCGAACCATATTTCTATATCGAGGGGGCTGAAGACGGTGTGGTACACATGGACGTCAAAGGACTCGCCCAGGACAAATGGGCGTTCGGAGCCGGCGACCATTATATAGTACGGTCCAATTGCCCGTGGAAGATTATTCCGATCGACGGAGAGATGCCCGAATGGATGAAAATATATCCCCTTGAAGGAAATGGAGAAGGAATACTGCGCTTTTATGCAGTCAGCAATCCCATGGCCCAAATACGGTCGGCCGAATTCCGTGTAATAATAAACGGCATCGAGATGGACCAACACCTCGTGCTGTCACAAAACCCGTCAGGGCCGGTACTTACCCTTACCGCAGACAACCTGATGCTCCAGCAGAGCGGCAGTTTCAGCGACGTGATAGTGACGGCCAACTATGATTGGGTAGTTGTTCCCGACCAGACCGCCACATGGCTCAGTGTAGAACGTAATGAAAACAAACTCACCATAGGCACCGATGAACCAAACCACTCGGGAGCCGAACGCACTGCGACTGTCATAATACGCGGTACTGGAGAAAACGCCACAATTACCACTCCTATCACAGTCACCCAGCTCGATGCGATATTCTTCGATGACTTCGGTTGGTGCTTTACCCCAATGAACACGACCGCCGACTTCTGCGACGAACCCAATCTCGACGCTGTAGTCTGCTGGGGCGATCAGAGCCTGCGTATCGACAAATGGATTGACCCTGTAAAGTCGGCCAATCCGGGATGGACAGGTGTAAGAGGTACAAAAAACAAGTCGGCAGGCCCCTACACATACTCCCGCCACAATTACATCCTTTTCGGAACATCCAACAAATGTGCCGGCAACATCTGCTCCCCGGCAATTGCGTCGATTGAAGGAGCAATCAACACGACAGTAAGTTGGAGCATGGCCGGATTCACTTCTGCAAAAAATGCCAAAGAAAAAGGCAATGAGTTCTGGGTATCAATCCTTGGACCCGGACGCATAACCGAGGTGACAGCCAACGGCAGCAGCACCGCGGAAGTAGTGACCGGTCTATGCACAATCCCGTACAACAGCACAGGCAACACGCCGGAAGGCAAAGCCGGCGTGCACGACATTGACCTTACCGAGGCTGCCCGATTCTACATCGGCAAGGATGGTTATTTCGATGTGGACACCGATCCGACAGGCCTTGAAGTCTGGAAAAATCCCGAAAGCATGTTCAGCATGAAAGTCGATGGCATGACTGCCGAGACCCGTATTGTATTTATCGCATGCGACGCCGACAATCTAACTATGGAGACAGGCGAAGGCTGGGATGTACGTGAAGGAAACAGCAAGTATAAGTCAAACCGAAAACTATTTGACAATTTCAAAGTAGTAGAAAACTGA
- a CDS encoding SusD/RagB family nutrient-binding outer membrane lipoprotein gives MKIKKYTIGILTASLIATSSVSCSDSFESINTDPNETPMGMLNPYGVFEAMFYGYVNRSLAFTRQYNNELVQFTACTGSNGNDIHRYSINNSNVSTIWTYYARYAANADHMVQLGITKNEPAAQAVGLTLKVLIMSNLTDLFGDVPYREAFQHDQDNWTPAFDSQKDVYEQMFADLEAANNLYAKSPVFAKPSIDLMYGGNMTLWQKFNNSLYLRLLMRVSGRTEMGADTKIAEIVSNSSKYPIISSESESATVKYTGIDPYFNNFRPSNTTETQVKANKIAKTLLNLMLLTGRDSEEDPRLTTMAIQRAGDWKGVQGGCAISDARLEDDGASYPNYAVLVRDAAPAWILDYSEVQFILAEAALKGYITGGESTARTHYENAVTASCRKWGQLTQYSSEKYQITDERIADLLAGKLAGWDENSDHDILIANQKFISLFWIGFEAYHELRRTGYPVITIGNGCSYNNFEYPQRLYYPTNTVGSNSTNVQIALDRMGGENNLHTSVWWSYKAINGTFTAVRQQK, from the coding sequence ATGAAAATCAAAAAATATACAATCGGTATCCTTACAGCATCGCTAATTGCCACCTCTTCGGTGTCATGCTCCGACAGCTTTGAAAGCATAAATACCGATCCCAACGAGACTCCAATGGGAATGCTTAACCCCTATGGAGTGTTCGAAGCGATGTTTTACGGCTATGTAAACCGATCGCTTGCATTTACACGCCAGTACAACAACGAACTCGTACAATTCACTGCGTGTACCGGGTCCAACGGCAACGACATACATCGCTACAGCATAAACAACAGCAACGTATCCACCATCTGGACATACTACGCACGCTATGCAGCCAACGCCGACCATATGGTACAGCTCGGCATAACAAAGAACGAGCCGGCGGCACAGGCTGTAGGTCTGACGCTCAAAGTCCTTATAATGTCGAATCTCACCGACCTGTTCGGCGACGTGCCATACCGCGAGGCTTTCCAGCACGACCAGGATAACTGGACACCGGCTTTCGACTCGCAGAAAGATGTATACGAACAGATGTTCGCCGACCTTGAGGCTGCCAACAACCTGTATGCGAAATCGCCGGTATTTGCCAAACCGTCCATCGACCTTATGTATGGCGGTAATATGACCCTGTGGCAGAAATTCAACAATTCACTGTATCTGCGATTGCTCATGCGCGTGAGCGGACGCACAGAAATGGGAGCCGACACAAAAATCGCCGAGATTGTGTCCAACTCCAGCAAGTACCCAATAATCTCTTCAGAATCCGAAAGCGCTACTGTAAAATACACAGGTATCGACCCGTATTTCAACAATTTCCGTCCAAGCAACACTACAGAGACACAGGTAAAGGCCAATAAGATTGCCAAAACTTTGCTCAACCTCATGCTGCTTACCGGACGTGACTCCGAAGAAGACCCTCGACTTACCACTATGGCCATACAGAGAGCCGGCGACTGGAAAGGTGTACAGGGAGGATGCGCTATATCCGACGCACGCCTGGAGGATGACGGCGCAAGCTATCCCAACTATGCCGTGCTTGTGCGCGACGCCGCGCCTGCCTGGATTCTCGACTATTCCGAGGTACAGTTCATCCTCGCCGAAGCCGCACTGAAAGGCTATATAACCGGTGGAGAAAGTACTGCACGCACTCACTATGAGAATGCCGTGACTGCAAGTTGCAGGAAATGGGGACAGCTCACCCAATACAGTTCGGAAAAATACCAGATTACCGATGAACGTATCGCCGACCTTCTTGCCGGAAAACTCGCAGGATGGGATGAAAATTCCGACCACGACATTCTTATCGCCAACCAGAAATTTATATCTTTGTTCTGGATTGGCTTTGAGGCATACCATGAACTGCGCCGTACCGGATATCCGGTAATTACTATCGGCAATGGCTGCAGTTACAACAACTTCGAGTATCCACAGCGCCTTTACTATCCGACCAACACTGTAGGCTCCAACAGCACAAACGTACAGATAGCTCTCGACCGCATGGGTGGTGAAAACAACCTCCACACTTCGGTATGGTGGAGCTACAAGGCTATCAACGGTACATTTACCGCTGTACGCCAGCAAAAGTAA